The following proteins come from a genomic window of Columba livia isolate bColLiv1 breed racing homer chromosome 27, bColLiv1.pat.W.v2, whole genome shotgun sequence:
- the LOC102093890 gene encoding GRAM domain-containing protein 2A-like, with protein MPGKLRRSRRGGLEEKRCRSLEEQGSARLGQPLLARSRTCDPPCRDTEPAAVAAAPLPPPQLSERVADYCKAFGALAERDTLLGSFSCAWQREVLYRGHLYISSQHVCFCSSLLLKDIKVVVPVASISALKKTNTALLVPNALSIRTAQGEKFLFVSLRRREDTYQLLKSVCKHLPDSGWSTLASPNTREILRKPLVRLGNGQQQDWEEADTAPAPLAGTGTDAVAAAHAAQTSSQWDPEQSTPEPDSFQEPPDRPSPMPRQEEEEEDEAAVLALSHGGPHTALGAWTTAQLSSLNTILLIYLLLVVALLLSSGYMGLRLLELEQQLAAVGAWPDLDPSQQFKTT; from the exons ATGCCGGGGAAGCTGAGGAGGAGCAGGCGGGGGGGGCTGGAGGAGAAGCGATGCCGGAGCCTGGAGGAGCAGGGCAGCGCCcggctggggcagcccctgctcgCCAG ATCCCGAACCTGTGACCCCCCCTGCAGGGACACAGAACCAGCTGCGGTGGCCGCAGCCCCGCTG CCTCCCCCACAGCTCAGCGAGCGTGTGGCCGACTACTGCAAAGCCTTCGGGGCGCTCGCCGAGCGGGACACACTGCTGGGCTCCTTCTCCTGTGCCTGGCAGAGAGAGGTGCTCTACCGTGGCCACCTCTACATCTCCTCCCAGCACGTCTGCTTctgctccagcctcctgctcaAGGACATCAAG GTGGTGGTCCCTGTTGCCTCCATCTCGGCCCTCAAAAAGACCAACACGGCGCTTCTGGTGCCCAACGCGCTCAGCATCCGCACGGCTCAGGGGGAGAAG TTCCTCTTCGTGTCGCTGCGCCGGCGGGAGGACACGTACCAGCTCCTCAAGTCGGTCTGCAAACACCTGCCG GACAGCGGCTGGAGCACCCTGGCCTCTCCAAACACCAGGGAAATCCTTCGGAAGCCCCTGGTGAGGCTGGGAaatgggcagcagcaggattgGGAGGAGGCAGACACAGCCCCAGCGCCCCtggctgggacagggacagatgCGGTGGCAGCAGCCCACGCTGCGCAG ACCTCGAGCCAGTGGGACCCGGAGCAGAGCACCCCAGAGCCCGACAGCTTCCAGGAGCCGCCGG ATAGGCCAAGCCCAATGCCAaggcaagaggaggaagaggaggatgaggcAGCAGTGCTGGCTCTGAGCCATG GGGGACCCCACACTGCACTAGGGGCCTGGACCACGGCACAGCTGAGCTCCCTCAACACCATCCTCCTCATCTACCTGCTGCT ggtggtgGCCCTGCTGCTGTCCTCAGGGTACATGGGGCTGcgcctgctggagctggagcagcagctggcagcCGTGGGGGCTTGGCCAGACCTCGACCCGTCACAGCA GTTCAAGACGACATGA